A single window of Hemitrygon akajei unplaced genomic scaffold, sHemAka1.3 Scf000136, whole genome shotgun sequence DNA harbors:
- the LOC140723796 gene encoding NACHT, LRR and PYD domains-containing protein 3-like isoform X2, translating to MAQGVGRREVPVMLRSGKDMGPSSVITELLAGCNDSQLLQLTDFYRDRLEQAMERGVHGVSLALTAENQFSGEEHRKISDLADKGERADSSKLLLSLVMGKGSRARRVMWETFVKMRIGVPNLDKILKDIQMYGSDPSHRSNPTQGLLKILSELKDVQQKHKETLRAQTEKLRANTILMREKVKVFQLADRYAELTVISTLRDRTLVEHELLARGRDHEEWREKHLRGKLEKIWTDQLFQSSFSRRKTKSGSSAAVAGVPGIGKTTMVQKIVYDWAMGKIYQQFQFVFSFKFRDLNTINCRKNLRQLIQDQYPYFGNILRDVWKNPEGLLFIFDGLDEFEHRIDFADSRRDTEPKHQCPDPEWCCEVSDILYSLIQGKLLPGCSVLVTTHPTALHLLEKADIRVWAEILGFVGEERKEYFIRYFEDPSVAEAVFKHVKENEILYTMSYNPSYCWILALALGPFFTQRVRDPQRVPKTITQLYSYYIYNILKNHGRDIENPRDVLLRVGQMAFRGVSEKKIIFTYGDLISYNLQPSQFLSGFLMELLEREDSAQRVVYTFPHLTIQEFVAAVAQFLNPHPGDILKFLTETHNTADGRFEVFLRFVAGLSSPMTARGLEEFLGPFPHQTTCRVIDWVKEEMKCQSGNTRSEAGKRSFLNTLHYLFESQNRGLAQAALGSVETLSFSRMTLTPIDFAVLSHVIGLCDAIKSLQMLGCNIQCEGIQRLRPGLHKCLDLRLGENNLGDSGVKLVSEALRNPECKIQKLQLSDVGLTDSGAEDLVSALSRNPSLTELNLSLNSLTDRSLPALRRLILALPSLERIELDGNRFSETGEKELRSLQEPRPGLRVTV from the exons ATGGCTCAAGGAGTGGGCAGGAGAGAAGTTCCAGTGATGTTAAGATCAGGAAAGGACATGG GTCCGAGTTCAGtgatcaccgagctcctggcaGGCTGCAACGATTCCCAGCTGCTGCAGCTGACGGacttctaccgggacaggctggagcaggcgatggaaagaggggtgcacggagtgagcctggcgttaacggccgagaatcagttcagcggagaggaacatcgg aaaatctctgatctcgctgataagggagagcgggcggacagttctaaactcctcctgagcctggtgatggggaaaggctcccgcgcccggagggtgatgtgggaaacctttgtgaaaatgcggATAGGAGTCCCAAATTTGGACAAAATACTTAAGGATATACAGATGTATG gttCTGATCCATCCCATCGATCAAATCCCACTCAAGGTTTACTCAAGATTCTCAGTGAGTTGAAAG atgttcaacagaaacacaaggagactctgcgggcacaaactgaaaaactgagagcgaacacgatcctgatgagggagaaggtgaaggttttccagctggcagatcgatacgctgagctcacggtcatttctactcttcgagatcggacactggtggaacatgagctgctggcaagaggcagagaccacgaggagtggagagagaaacatctccgcGGAAAGCTGGAAAAAATCTggactgatcagttgttccagagcagcttttcccggaggaaaaccaaatctgggagttcggcagcagtggccggagtcccggggatcgggaaaacaacaatggtacaaaagattgtttatgactgggccatggggaaaatataccaacaattccagtttgtcttcagtttcaaattccgggatttaaacactATTAACTGCAGAAAAAACCTGAGGCAACTAATTcaggatcagtatccttactttgggaatatcctgagagatgtctggaagaacccagagggattgctgtttatatttgatGGTCTGGATGAATTCGAGCACagaattgattttgctgacagtcggagagatacagaacccaagcaccagtgcccagatcccgagtggtgttGTGAGGTGTCGGACAttttgtacagtttaatccagggcaagctgctcccagggtgttcagtgctggtgaccacccacCCCACTgcattacatttattggaaaaggcggaTATCAgggtctgggctgaaatcctgggatttgttggtgaggaacggaaggaatatttcatcaggtattttgaagatccatcggtggcggaagctgttttcaaacacgtgaaggagaacgagatcctgtacaccatgagctacaacccctcctactgctggatcctcgctctggcactgggccccttcttcacacaaagagtcagggacccgcagcgagttcccaagaccatcactcaactgtactcctactatatttacaacatcctgaaaaaccacggccgtgacattgagaacccccgtgatgtgttactcagggttggtcagatggccttcagaggagtgtctgagaagaagatcatatttacatatggagatttgatcagctacaatctgcagccttcccagttcctgtccgggttcctgatggagcttttggagagagaggattctgcccagagagtggtgtacacattcccacacctcaccatccaagagtttgtagctgcagtcgcacaattcctgaatccacatcccggggatatcctgaaattcctcactgaaacccacAACACGGCAGATggacgatttgaggtatttctccgttttgttgctggtctgtcctccccaatgacagctcggggcctggaggagtttctgggtccatttccccATCAAACTACCTgtcgggtgattgactgggtgaaggaggagatgaaatgtcagagtggaaacacgaggagtgaagctggtaaaaggagcttCCTGAACACAttacactacctgtttgagtctcagaatcgtggactggctcaggccgcactgggatctgtggaaacactttcattcagtagaatgacactgaccccgattgactttgcggtcctgtctcatgtcatcggactctgcgATGCAATAAAATCTCTTCAAATGCTGGGTTGCAACATTcaatgtgaaggaatccagcggttGAGACCCGGGCTGCACAAATGCCTGgatttgag acttggggaaaataacctgggagattcaggagtgaaactggtgtctgaggctctgaggaacccggagtgtaaaatacagaaacttca gctgagtgatgtcggtctcacagattctggtgctgaggatctcgtctccgctctcagtagaaacccatcactgacggagctgaacttGAGTCTCaactcgctgacagaccgatctctccccgctctccgccgcctcatactggccctcccgagtctggagcggattga gttggacgggaatcggttcagtgagaccggggagaaggaactgagatctctgcaggaacccagacccggactgagagtgaccgtgtga